The proteins below are encoded in one region of Pseudomonas entomophila L48:
- a CDS encoding ParA family protein: MRVWAVANQKGGVGKTTTTIALAGLLAEAGKRVVVVDLDPHGSMTSYFGHNPDALEHSCYDLFLHKGTVPEGLPGQLLLPTSDERISLLPSSTALAVLERQSPGQSGLGLVIAKSLAQLWQDFDFALIDSPPLLGVLMVNALAASQQLVIPVQTEFLAVKGLERMVGTLAMVNRSRKQALPYQIVPTLFDRRTQASLGTLKVLRDTYGDQVWQGYIPVDTRLRDASRNGVTPSQFDGKSRGVVAYRALLKHLLTYRSALQVA; encoded by the coding sequence ATGAGAGTCTGGGCAGTAGCCAATCAAAAGGGTGGCGTCGGCAAGACCACCACCACCATCGCCCTCGCTGGCCTGCTGGCCGAGGCGGGCAAGCGCGTGGTCGTCGTCGACCTCGACCCGCACGGTTCGATGACCAGCTACTTCGGGCACAATCCCGACGCGCTCGAACACAGCTGCTACGACCTGTTCCTGCACAAGGGGACGGTGCCCGAGGGCTTGCCTGGCCAGTTGCTGCTGCCCACCAGCGACGAGCGCATCTCGCTGCTGCCGTCGAGCACCGCGTTGGCCGTGCTGGAGCGCCAGTCACCAGGCCAGAGTGGCCTGGGCCTGGTGATCGCCAAGAGTCTGGCGCAGCTGTGGCAGGATTTCGACTTCGCCCTGATCGACAGCCCGCCCTTGCTGGGCGTGCTGATGGTCAATGCCCTGGCCGCCAGCCAGCAGTTGGTGATCCCGGTGCAGACCGAGTTTCTCGCGGTCAAGGGCCTGGAACGCATGGTCGGCACCCTGGCCATGGTCAACCGCTCGCGCAAGCAGGCCTTGCCGTACCAGATCGTCCCGACCCTGTTCGACCGCCGCACCCAGGCCTCGCTGGGCACCCTCAAGGTGCTGCGCGACACCTATGGCGACCAGGTCTGGCAGGGCTACATTCCGGTCGACACTCGCCTGCGTGACGCCAGCCGCAACGGTGTCACGCCGTCGCAGTTCGACGGCAAGAGCCGTGGGGTGGTCGCCTATCGGGCGCTGCTCAAGCATTTGCTCACTTACCGTTCCGCGTTGCAGGTGGCTTGA
- the motD gene encoding flagellar motor protein MotD: MARRRKTEEHENHERWLVSYADFITLLFAFFVVMYSISSINEGKYKQISQALIGVFNDPERSMKPIPIGDERPLSVKPAEPLIKDSEQTDAGLAQTSADPLKTITDDVHDAFGDLIKSNQMTVRGNELWVEIELNSSLLFASADAMPSDVAFEIIEKVAKILKPFANPVHVEGFTDNLPIRTAQYPTNWELSSARAASIVRLLAMEGVNPARMASVGYGEYQPVAGNDTADGRARNRRVVLVISRNLEVRRSLTGSGSANATPDAAMRRAGTQSAPATPAPSTGG, translated from the coding sequence ATGGCCCGCCGTCGTAAAACCGAAGAGCACGAGAACCACGAACGCTGGCTGGTCTCGTACGCCGACTTCATCACCTTGCTGTTCGCCTTCTTCGTGGTCATGTACTCGATCTCGTCGATCAACGAGGGCAAGTACAAGCAGATCTCCCAGGCGCTGATCGGGGTGTTCAACGACCCCGAGCGCAGCATGAAGCCGATCCCCATCGGTGACGAGCGACCGCTGAGCGTCAAGCCGGCCGAGCCGCTCATCAAGGACAGCGAGCAGACTGACGCGGGCCTGGCGCAGACCAGCGCCGACCCGCTCAAGACCATCACCGACGATGTGCATGACGCCTTCGGCGACCTGATCAAGTCCAACCAGATGACCGTGCGCGGCAACGAGCTGTGGGTGGAGATCGAACTCAATTCCTCGCTGCTGTTCGCCAGCGCCGACGCGATGCCCAGCGACGTGGCCTTCGAGATCATCGAGAAGGTGGCGAAGATTCTCAAGCCGTTCGCCAACCCGGTGCACGTCGAGGGCTTCACCGACAACCTGCCGATCCGCACCGCGCAGTACCCGACCAACTGGGAGCTGTCGTCGGCACGGGCGGCGAGCATCGTTCGCCTGCTGGCGATGGAAGGGGTGAACCCGGCGCGCATGGCTTCGGTGGGCTACGGCGAATACCAGCCGGTGGCCGGCAACGACACCGCCGACGGCCGCGCGCGCAACCGCCGCGTGGTGCTGGTGATCTCGCGCAACCTCGAGGTGCGCCGTAGCCTGACCGGCAGCGGCAGCGCCAATGCCACCCCCGACGCCGCCATGCGCCGGGCTGGCACACAAAGTGCACCAGCCACGCCAGCACCGTCGACCGGGGGCTGA
- a CDS encoding flagellar motor protein, giving the protein MDVLSLIGLILAFVAIVGGNFLEGGHAGALINGPAALIVLGGTLAAALLQSPLSSFKRALQIVRWIFFPPRVDLAGGIDRVVNWSLTARKEGLLGLEGVADAEPDPYARKGLQLLVDGAEPEAIRSILEVDFLTQEARDIQAAKVFESMGGYAPTIGIIGAVMGLIHVMGNLADPSQLGNGIAVAFVATIYGVASANLILLPIANKLKAVTLRQSRYREMLLEGLLSIAEGENPRSIELKLQGFME; this is encoded by the coding sequence ATGGATGTCTTGAGCCTGATCGGCCTGATCCTCGCGTTCGTCGCCATCGTCGGCGGCAACTTCCTCGAGGGTGGCCACGCCGGTGCCTTGATCAACGGCCCGGCAGCCCTGATCGTGCTGGGCGGCACACTGGCAGCGGCATTGCTGCAGTCGCCGTTGTCGTCGTTCAAGCGCGCACTGCAGATCGTGCGCTGGATCTTCTTCCCGCCGCGGGTCGACCTCGCCGGCGGCATCGACCGCGTGGTGAACTGGAGCCTGACGGCACGCAAGGAAGGCCTGCTGGGGCTGGAGGGCGTGGCCGATGCCGAACCCGATCCGTATGCGCGCAAGGGCCTGCAACTGCTGGTGGACGGCGCCGAACCGGAAGCCATCCGCAGCATCCTCGAAGTCGACTTCCTGACCCAGGAAGCCCGTGACATCCAGGCAGCCAAGGTGTTCGAGAGCATGGGCGGTTATGCGCCGACCATCGGTATCATCGGCGCGGTGATGGGCCTGATCCATGTGATGGGCAACCTGGCCGACCCGTCGCAGCTGGGCAACGGCATCGCCGTGGCCTTCGTCGCCACCATCTACGGTGTGGCCAGCGCCAACCTGATCCTGTTGCCGATCGCCAACAAGCTCAAGGCCGTCACCCTGCGCCAGTCGCGTTACCGCGAGATGCTGCTCGAGGGCCTGTTGTCGATCGCCGAAGGCGAGAACCCGCGCTCGATCGAGCTGAAGCTGCAAGGCTTCATGGAGTAA
- a CDS encoding protein-glutamate methylesterase/protein-glutamine glutaminase, with translation MAVKVLVVDDSGFFRRRVSEILSADPTIQVVGTATNGKEAIDQALSLKPDVITMDYEMPMMDGITAVRHIMQRCPTPVLMFSSLTHEGARVTLDALDAGAVDYLPKNFEDISRNPEKVKQLLCEKVHTISRSNRRFSAYSSPAPAAAPAPASSHTPASSFSSSAPARAAAAPARAAAPAATHSPAPKRKPYKLVAIGTSTGGPVALQRVLTQLPAGFPAPIVLIQHMPAAFTKAFAERLDKLCKISVKEAEDGDVLRPGLALLAPGGKQMMVDGRGTVKILPGDERLNYKPCVDITFGSAAKSYGDKVLSVVLTGMGADGREGARLLKQGGSTVWAQDEASCVIYGMPMAIVKANLADAVYSLDEIGKHLVEACV, from the coding sequence ATGGCAGTCAAGGTCCTGGTGGTGGATGATTCCGGTTTCTTCCGCCGCCGTGTCTCGGAAATTCTCTCGGCGGACCCGACGATCCAGGTCGTGGGTACCGCGACCAACGGCAAGGAAGCGATCGACCAGGCGTTGTCGCTCAAGCCCGATGTCATCACCATGGACTACGAAATGCCCATGATGGATGGCATCACCGCGGTGCGGCACATCATGCAACGCTGCCCGACGCCGGTCCTGATGTTCTCCTCGCTGACCCATGAAGGTGCCCGCGTCACCCTCGACGCCCTGGACGCCGGCGCGGTCGACTACCTGCCGAAGAACTTCGAGGACATCTCGCGCAACCCGGAGAAGGTCAAGCAGTTGCTGTGCGAAAAGGTTCATACCATTTCCCGCAGCAACCGCCGCTTCAGCGCCTATTCCAGCCCGGCACCGGCCGCTGCGCCGGCTCCGGCCAGCAGCCATACCCCGGCCAGCAGCTTCAGCAGCTCCGCGCCTGCGCGCGCTGCCGCTGCCCCGGCCCGCGCCGCGGCACCGGCCGCCACCCATTCGCCAGCGCCCAAGCGCAAGCCGTACAAGCTGGTCGCCATTGGTACTTCCACCGGTGGCCCGGTGGCGCTGCAACGGGTGCTGACTCAGCTGCCCGCCGGTTTCCCGGCTCCGATCGTGCTCATCCAGCACATGCCGGCGGCCTTCACCAAGGCCTTCGCCGAGCGCCTGGACAAGCTGTGCAAGATCAGTGTCAAGGAAGCCGAGGACGGTGACGTGCTGCGTCCTGGCCTGGCGCTGCTGGCCCCCGGTGGCAAGCAGATGATGGTCGATGGCCGTGGCACGGTGAAGATCCTGCCAGGTGACGAGCGCCTGAACTACAAGCCTTGCGTCGATATCACCTTCGGTTCCGCCGCCAAATCGTATGGCGACAAGGTGCTGTCGGTGGTGCTCACCGGCATGGGCGCCGATGGCCGCGAAGGCGCGCGCCTGCTCAAGCAGGGCGGCAGCACCGTGTGGGCCCAGGATGAAGCCAGCTGCGTGATCTATGGCATGCCCATGGCCATCGTCAAGGCCAACCTGGCCGATGCCGTGTACAGCCTGGACGAGATCGGCAAGCACCTGGTCGAGGCGTGCGTCTGA
- a CDS encoding chemotaxis protein CheA, with the protein MSFGADEEILQDFLVEAGEILELLSEQLVELESRPDDADLLNAIFRGFHTVKGGAGFLQLNELVECCHIAENVFDILRKGERRVDAELMDVVLEALDTVNSMFSQVRERSDITPATPELLAALSRLAEPGGAPAPAPVVEAAPQVEAEPDITDTEFEQLLDSLDAVKAQAEVHEQLQGEVVGAGGDEITDAEFETLLDQLHGKGQFSADAAPSAPASAAAPASDEITDDEFESLLDQLHGKGTFAVDALPAAAAPATSVASAAPGGEDISEHEFEALLDQLHGKGKFSGDAVASEAPAAAKVEAKPVAKPAPVAAPAAAAKPAAPAAPAAPARAAAPAAEKHGASEAETTVRVDTARLDEIMNMVGELVLVRNRLVRLGLNSGDEAMSKAVSNLDVVTADLQTAVMKTRMQPIKKVFGRFPRLVRDLARQLKKEINLELVGEETDLDKNLVEALADPLVHLVRNAVDHGVEMPDEREASGKSRMGRVVLSAEQEGDHILLSISDDGKGMDPSILRAKAVEKGLMDKDAADRLSESDCYNLIFAPGFSTKTEISDVSGRGVGMDVVKTKISQLNGSINIFSAKGQGSKIVIKVPLTLAIMPTLMVMLANQAFAFPLVNVNEIFHLDLSRTNVVDGQEVVIVRDKALPLFYLKRWLVQDHEHEEQHEGHVVILSVGTQRIGFVVDQLVGQEEVVIKPLGKMLQGTPGMSGATITGDGRIALILDVPSMLKRYAARRI; encoded by the coding sequence ATGAGCTTCGGCGCCGATGAAGAAATCCTTCAGGATTTCCTGGTAGAAGCCGGCGAAATCCTCGAGCTACTGTCCGAGCAACTGGTCGAGCTGGAAAGCCGGCCCGATGACGCGGACCTGCTCAATGCGATTTTCCGCGGTTTCCACACTGTAAAAGGGGGCGCCGGCTTCCTTCAGCTCAACGAGCTGGTGGAGTGCTGCCATATCGCCGAGAACGTGTTCGACATCCTGCGCAAAGGTGAGCGCCGGGTCGACGCGGAACTGATGGACGTGGTGCTCGAGGCCCTCGACACGGTCAACAGCATGTTCAGCCAGGTCCGCGAGCGTTCGGACATCACCCCGGCCACGCCGGAGCTGCTGGCGGCACTGTCGCGCCTGGCCGAGCCAGGTGGCGCACCCGCTCCGGCGCCGGTCGTCGAGGCCGCCCCGCAAGTCGAAGCCGAGCCGGACATCACCGACACCGAGTTCGAGCAACTGCTCGACTCGCTCGATGCGGTCAAGGCGCAAGCCGAGGTCCATGAGCAACTGCAGGGCGAAGTGGTCGGCGCGGGTGGTGACGAGATCACCGACGCCGAGTTCGAAACGCTGCTCGATCAGTTGCATGGCAAGGGCCAGTTCTCGGCGGATGCCGCGCCGAGCGCGCCGGCTTCAGCCGCTGCGCCTGCCAGCGACGAAATCACCGACGACGAATTCGAGTCGCTGCTCGATCAGTTGCACGGCAAGGGCACCTTCGCCGTGGACGCCTTGCCGGCTGCCGCCGCGCCGGCGACCAGCGTGGCATCGGCCGCGCCAGGTGGCGAGGACATCAGCGAGCACGAATTCGAAGCCCTGCTGGACCAGTTGCACGGCAAAGGCAAATTCTCGGGCGACGCCGTCGCCAGTGAGGCGCCTGCCGCCGCCAAGGTGGAAGCCAAGCCTGTGGCCAAGCCCGCGCCGGTTGCAGCCCCGGCTGCCGCCGCCAAGCCAGCGGCCCCGGCCGCGCCAGCCGCCCCAGCCCGTGCCGCCGCACCGGCTGCCGAAAAGCACGGCGCCAGCGAAGCGGAAACCACGGTGCGGGTCGATACCGCGCGCCTGGACGAGATCATGAACATGGTCGGCGAACTGGTGCTGGTGCGTAACCGCCTGGTGCGCCTGGGGCTCAACAGCGGCGACGAAGCCATGTCCAAGGCCGTGTCCAACCTCGACGTGGTCACCGCCGACCTGCAGACCGCGGTCATGAAGACCCGCATGCAGCCGATCAAGAAGGTCTTCGGGCGCTTCCCGCGCCTGGTTCGCGACCTGGCCCGCCAGTTGAAGAAAGAGATCAACCTGGAGCTGGTCGGCGAAGAGACCGACCTGGACAAGAACCTGGTCGAGGCGCTGGCCGACCCGTTGGTGCACTTGGTGCGCAACGCCGTCGACCATGGTGTCGAGATGCCGGACGAGCGCGAGGCCTCGGGCAAGTCGCGCATGGGCCGGGTGGTGCTGTCCGCCGAACAGGAAGGCGACCATATCCTGCTGTCGATCTCCGACGACGGCAAGGGCATGGACCCGAGCATCCTGCGCGCCAAGGCCGTGGAAAAGGGCCTGATGGACAAGGATGCTGCCGACCGTCTGAGCGAGTCGGACTGCTACAACCTGATCTTCGCCCCGGGCTTCTCGACCAAGACCGAGATTTCCGACGTGTCCGGCCGCGGCGTGGGCATGGACGTGGTGAAGACCAAGATTTCCCAGCTCAACGGCTCGATCAACATCTTCTCGGCCAAGGGCCAGGGCTCGAAGATCGTCATCAAGGTGCCGCTGACCCTGGCGATCATGCCGACGCTGATGGTGATGCTGGCCAACCAGGCGTTCGCCTTCCCGCTGGTCAACGTCAACGAGATCTTCCACCTCGACCTGTCGCGCACCAATGTGGTCGACGGCCAGGAAGTGGTGATCGTGCGCGACAAGGCGCTGCCGCTGTTCTACCTCAAGCGCTGGCTGGTCCAGGACCACGAGCACGAAGAGCAGCATGAAGGTCACGTGGTGATCCTGTCGGTCGGCACCCAGCGCATCGGCTTCGTGGTCGACCAGTTGGTCGGTCAGGAGGAAGTGGTGATCAAGCCGTTGGGCAAGATGCTGCAGGGCACGCCAGGCATGTCCGGCGCGACCATCACCGGCGACGGTCGTATCGCGCTGATCCTCGACGTTCCGAGCATGCTCAAGCGTTACGCCGCCCGGCGTATTTGA
- a CDS encoding protein phosphatase CheZ codes for MESQNNSLGEFESTLKKHAQELVESLERGRFGEAVQLIHQLNQTRDRGLYQEVGKLTRELHSAIVSFQIDPAMPQAEEVSQITDATERLSYVVRLTEGAANRTMDLVEESTPVLNDLASEAQDLSADWQRFMRREVAAPEFRELVKRVDSFLTHSAEGNRKVAGHLNDILLAQDYQDLTGQVIKRVTTLVTEVESNLLKLVLMASQVDRFAGIEHDHQQLRAEKDQEKHPTRGEGPQIHADKREDVVSGQDDVDDLLSSLGF; via the coding sequence ATGGAGTCACAGAACAACTCTCTGGGTGAGTTCGAATCAACCCTGAAGAAGCATGCCCAGGAACTGGTCGAGAGCCTCGAGCGCGGCCGGTTCGGTGAGGCGGTGCAGCTGATTCACCAGCTGAACCAGACCCGCGACCGTGGCCTGTATCAGGAAGTCGGCAAGCTCACCCGTGAACTGCACAGTGCAATCGTCAGCTTCCAGATCGACCCGGCCATGCCGCAGGCCGAGGAAGTCTCGCAGATCACCGATGCCACCGAGCGCCTCTCCTACGTGGTGCGCCTCACCGAGGGCGCGGCCAACCGCACCATGGACCTGGTGGAGGAGAGCACGCCGGTGCTCAACGACCTCGCAAGCGAGGCCCAGGACCTGTCCGCCGACTGGCAGCGCTTCATGCGCCGCGAGGTGGCGGCGCCGGAATTCCGCGAGTTGGTCAAGCGCGTCGACAGTTTCCTGACGCACAGCGCCGAGGGCAACCGCAAGGTCGCCGGCCACCTCAACGACATTCTGCTGGCCCAGGACTATCAAGACCTGACCGGGCAGGTGATCAAGCGGGTGACCACACTGGTCACCGAAGTCGAAAGCAATCTGCTCAAGCTCGTGCTGATGGCAAGCCAGGTCGACCGCTTTGCCGGTATCGAACATGACCACCAGCAGCTGCGTGCTGAAAAAGATCAAGAAAAACATCCGACTCGGGGTGAAGGTCCGCAGATTCATGCCGATAAGCGTGAAGACGTCGTGTCCGGTCAGGACGATGTCGACGATCTGCTATCCAGCCTGGGTTTTTAA
- a CDS encoding chemotaxis response regulator CheY: protein MKILIVDDFSTMRRIIKNLLRDLGFTNTEEADDGTTALPMLENGHYDFLVTDWNMPGMSGIDLLRKVRAHDRLKGMPVLMVTAEAKRDQIIEAAQAGVNGYVVKPFTAQVLKEKIEKIFERVNG, encoded by the coding sequence ATGAAAATCCTCATCGTTGACGACTTTTCGACGATGCGGCGGATCATCAAGAACCTGTTGCGTGACCTGGGCTTCACCAACACCGAAGAAGCCGACGATGGCACCACGGCGCTGCCGATGCTGGAGAACGGCCACTACGACTTCCTGGTGACCGACTGGAACATGCCGGGCATGTCCGGTATCGACTTGCTGCGCAAGGTGCGGGCACACGACCGCCTCAAGGGCATGCCGGTGCTGATGGTGACCGCCGAAGCCAAGCGCGACCAGATCATCGAAGCGGCCCAGGCCGGGGTCAACGGCTATGTGGTCAAGCCATTCACCGCCCAGGTGCTCAAAGAAAAGATCGAGAAGATCTTCGAACGCGTCAACGGCTGA
- the fliA gene encoding RNA polymerase sigma factor FliA, protein MNASGFKMYSKAAKDAQYELVERYAPLVKRIAYHLLARLPANVQVEDLIQAGMIGLLEVANKYDASKGASFETYAGIRIRGAMLDEVRKGDWAPRSVHRNTRMVSDAIRSVEARTGRDAKDHEVAAELQLSLDDYYGILNDTLGSRLFSFDDLLQDGEHEGLHEDGASGQLEPSRDLEDERFQSALADAIANLPERERLVLALYYDEELNLKEIGEVLGVSESRVSQLHSQCAARLRSRLGEWRAR, encoded by the coding sequence ATGAACGCGAGCGGTTTCAAGATGTACAGCAAGGCGGCGAAAGACGCCCAGTACGAGCTGGTCGAACGCTACGCGCCGCTGGTCAAACGCATCGCCTACCACCTGCTGGCGCGCCTGCCGGCCAACGTGCAGGTCGAGGACCTGATCCAGGCCGGCATGATCGGCCTGCTGGAAGTCGCCAACAAATACGACGCCAGCAAGGGCGCGAGCTTCGAAACCTACGCCGGTATCCGCATCCGCGGCGCCATGCTCGACGAGGTGCGCAAGGGGGACTGGGCGCCGCGCTCGGTGCACCGCAACACGCGCATGGTCAGTGACGCGATTCGCTCGGTTGAAGCAAGAACCGGTCGCGACGCTAAAGATCACGAGGTTGCTGCCGAACTCCAATTGAGTCTCGATGATTACTACGGGATTCTGAACGACACCTTGGGCAGCCGCCTGTTCAGTTTCGACGACCTGCTGCAGGACGGCGAACACGAAGGGCTGCACGAGGACGGAGCCAGCGGCCAGCTGGAGCCATCGCGGGACCTGGAGGACGAGCGCTTCCAGTCCGCCCTGGCCGATGCGATCGCCAACCTGCCGGAGCGCGAGCGCCTGGTCCTGGCGCTGTACTACGACGAAGAGCTGAACCTCAAGGAAATCGGCGAGGTGCTGGGGGTCAGCGAGTCGCGTGTCAGCCAGTTGCACAGCCAGTGCGCGGCACGTCTGCGCAGCCGGTTGGGTGAGTGGCGGGCGCGTTGA
- the fleN gene encoding flagellar synthesis regulator FleN, with product MGSMHPVQVIAVTGGKGGVGKTNVSVNLSLALAELGRRVMLLDADLGLANVDVLLGLTPKHTLADVIEGRCELRDVLLQGPGGVRIVPAASGTQSMVHLAPAQHAGLIQAFSEIGDNLDVLVIDTAAGIGDSVVSFVRAAQEVLLVVCDEPTSITDAYALIKLLNRDYGMNRFRVLANMAQSPQEGRNLFAKLTKVTDRFLDVALQYVGAVPYDECVRKAVQKQRAVYEAFPRSKCALAFKAIAQKVDSWPLPANPRGHLEFFVERLVQPTSAGPVL from the coding sequence ATGGGTAGCATGCATCCCGTACAGGTGATCGCCGTGACCGGTGGCAAAGGTGGCGTCGGCAAGACTAACGTTTCAGTGAACCTGTCCCTGGCGCTGGCCGAACTCGGCCGCCGGGTCATGCTGCTGGACGCCGACCTGGGCCTGGCCAATGTCGACGTACTGCTGGGCCTGACGCCCAAGCACACCCTGGCCGACGTCATCGAAGGGCGCTGCGAGCTGCGCGACGTGCTGCTGCAGGGGCCTGGCGGGGTACGCATCGTGCCGGCCGCTTCCGGCACCCAGAGCATGGTGCACCTGGCGCCGGCCCAGCATGCCGGCCTGATCCAGGCGTTCAGCGAGATCGGCGACAACCTCGATGTGCTGGTGATCGACACCGCTGCGGGTATTGGTGACTCGGTAGTCAGTTTTGTCCGCGCCGCGCAGGAAGTGCTGTTGGTGGTGTGCGACGAGCCCACCTCGATCACCGACGCCTACGCCCTGATCAAGCTGCTCAACCGCGATTACGGCATGAATCGTTTCCGCGTGCTGGCCAACATGGCGCAGAGCCCGCAGGAAGGGCGCAACCTGTTTGCCAAGTTGACCAAGGTCACGGATCGCTTCCTCGACGTCGCCCTACAATACGTCGGCGCCGTGCCTTACGACGAATGTGTGCGCAAGGCGGTGCAGAAGCAGCGGGCGGTCTACGAGGCCTTCCCTCGGTCCAAGTGCGCGCTGGCCTTCAAGGCCATCGCGCAGAAGGTCGACAGCTGGCCGCTGCCTGCCAACCCGCGCGGACACCTGGAGTTTTTCGTCGAGCGTCTGGTGCAGCCCACCAGCGCGGGGCCAGTGCTATGA
- the flhF gene encoding flagellar biosynthesis protein FlhF: MQVKRFFAADMRQAMKLVRDELGSDAAIIGNRRIAGGVELTAALDYKLSALAPRVPNAELEDELRKTQSRIVTAQAQINDRSELGEGNRQLFAGQSLTASEPLVEPHVDEPAPVAAPPQPAVDPRLFDAMRFELTGLRELLEVQLGSLAWSQLQGSKPQQANLWRRLQRLGLSGGLARELLELTAEIEEPRQAWRMVLAHLARMIEVPEIEPIEEGGVIAMVGPAGMGKTTTLAKLAARYVLKYGANNLALVSMDSYRIGAQEQLKTLGRILNVPVTYVDPGESLAQALEPLLRKRVVLIDTAGLQASDPALRMQLETLAGRGIAAKNYLVLATTSQKQVLTAAYHSYKRCGLAGCILTKLDETACLGEVLSLAISHELPVAYLTDGPRIPDDLQLPRKHQLVSRAVSVQMQDEPSEEAMADMFADLYHNPGKRAG, from the coding sequence ATGCAAGTTAAGCGTTTTTTCGCCGCCGATATGCGTCAGGCCATGAAGCTGGTCCGGGATGAGCTCGGCTCCGACGCCGCCATCATCGGCAACCGGCGCATCGCTGGCGGTGTCGAGTTGACGGCCGCGCTGGACTACAAGCTGTCCGCCCTGGCCCCACGCGTACCCAACGCCGAGCTCGAGGACGAGTTGCGCAAGACGCAGTCGCGCATCGTCACCGCCCAGGCGCAGATCAATGATCGCAGTGAGCTGGGCGAGGGTAACCGCCAGCTGTTCGCCGGTCAGTCGCTGACGGCCTCCGAGCCGCTGGTCGAGCCTCATGTCGATGAGCCGGCGCCAGTCGCCGCGCCCCCGCAGCCGGCGGTAGACCCGCGCCTGTTCGACGCCATGCGCTTCGAGCTGACCGGCCTGCGTGAGCTGCTTGAAGTACAACTTGGCTCGCTGGCCTGGAGCCAGTTGCAGGGCAGCAAGCCGCAGCAGGCCAACCTCTGGCGTCGCCTGCAGCGCCTGGGCCTCTCCGGTGGCCTGGCGCGCGAACTGCTCGAGCTCACGGCTGAAATCGAAGAGCCGCGTCAAGCCTGGCGCATGGTGCTGGCGCACCTGGCGCGCATGATCGAAGTACCCGAGATCGAGCCGATCGAGGAGGGCGGAGTGATCGCCATGGTCGGCCCGGCCGGCATGGGCAAGACCACCACGCTGGCCAAGCTGGCCGCCCGTTACGTACTCAAGTACGGCGCGAACAACCTGGCGCTGGTCAGCATGGACAGCTACCGCATTGGCGCCCAGGAGCAGCTCAAGACCCTTGGGCGCATCCTCAACGTGCCGGTCACCTACGTCGACCCGGGCGAGTCGCTGGCCCAGGCCCTCGAGCCCCTGCTGCGCAAGCGCGTGGTGCTGATCGACACCGCCGGCCTGCAGGCCAGCGACCCGGCCCTGCGCATGCAGCTGGAGACGCTGGCCGGGCGCGGCATCGCCGCCAAGAACTACCTGGTGCTGGCAACCACCAGCCAGAAGCAGGTGCTTACCGCCGCCTACCACAGCTACAAGCGCTGCGGCCTGGCCGGTTGCATCCTGACCAAACTCGATGAAACGGCTTGCCTCGGCGAAGTGCTGAGCCTGGCCATCAGTCATGAATTGCCGGTGGCCTACCTGACCGACGGGCCACGTATTCCTGACGACCTGCAATTGCCGCGCAAGCACCAGCTGGTGAGCCGCGCGGTAAGCGTACAGATGCAGGACGAGCCCAGCGAAGAGGCCATGGCCGACATGTTCGCTGATCTCTACCACAACCCTGGCAAGCGTGCGGGTTGA